From a single Solanum dulcamara chromosome 4, daSolDulc1.2, whole genome shotgun sequence genomic region:
- the LOC129886735 gene encoding putative pentatricopeptide repeat-containing protein At3g25970, with protein MKLLHSSLSKVTAAHCRAIKLASIIDTYIATTILNGYTKCREIGTALKMFDEIPHRDTASWNIMISGYVNSGRFLSAWVFLNLMKQHGFCLNVYTFGSILKGIASNGLLSLGQQVHCDVVKMGYVGNVYSASALLDMYAKCGKVDDANEVFQSMPERNYVSWNAIIAGYAEKGDIEYSFWLLRGMEHEGMKLDDGTFSPLLTLLNEDKFYKLAMQVHAKVEKLGLGCEAKVFNALITAYSQCGSIESAESVFDGTISCRDLVTWNSMLAAFLEHDEEKRAFELFLDMERLGLEMDSYTYTSIISACFESRHNSQGKCLHALVIKRGLENVTIISTVLISMYAKSCTNSMDDALTVFENLDAKDSVSWNSILTGLSQKGWSEITFKKFTKMRVENLEMDEYSFSATLRSCSYLATLRFGQQVHALALKLRSESYKYVSSALILMYSNCGIIEDAWKSFEVSPKDSSISWNSIMFAYAQHGQGKLVLDLFFLMKQSEVMLDHITFVAVLTACSHIGLVEEGCRFFKSMEADFGIVPRMEHYACAIDLLGRAGRLEEAKELVKGMPFDPNAVVLRTLLGTCRSCGDIEYASEVASHLLELEPGEHSTYVLLSDMYRQFKKWDNIANIKRLMRERSVAKVPGWSWIEVQNEVHAFNAADLSHPHCHEIYAKLRELTDEIMFSESEDASGLTISMGDQDQWFNNRFKAMRSSSLR; from the coding sequence ATGAAGCTATTGCACTCATCCCTGTCTAAAGTAACGGCAGCCCATTGTCGAGCTATCAAGTTAGCAAGCATCATTGATACATACATTGCCACAACCATCTTAAACGGATACACAAAATGCAGAGAAATTGGTACTGCTCTCAAGATGTTCGACGAAATTCCCCACAGAGATACTGCTTCTTGGAACATCATGATTTCTGGATATGTCAATTCTGGGAGATTTCTGAGTGCTTGGGTGTTCCTTAATTTGATGAAACAACATGGGTTTTGCTTAAATGTCTATACTTTTGGAAGCATACTAAAGGGTATTGCTTCTAATGGCTTATTGTCCTTAGGTCAGCAGGTGCACTGTGATGTGGTTAAAATGGGCTATGTAGGGAATGTTTATTCCGCCAGTGCTTTACTGGACATGTATGCTAAGTGTGGAAAAGTTGACGATGCAAATGAAGTGTTTCAAAGCATGCCTGAACGTAATTATGTCTCATGGAATGCTATAATAGCAGGGTATGCAGAGAAAGGTGATATAGAGTATAGTTTTTGGTTGTTGAGAGGCATGGAGCATGAGGGTATGAAGCTGGATGATGGAACGTTCTCTCCGCTTTTAACGTTGCTTAATGAGGATAAGTTTTACAAGTTGGCTATGCAGGTTCATGCAAAAGTTGAAAAACttggtttaggttgtgaagCAAAAGTGTTTAATGCTCTAATTACTGCATATTCCCAATGTGGGAGTATTGAAAGTGCGGAAAGTGTTTTTGATGGTACTATTAGTTGCAGAGATTTGGTAACGTGGAATTCAATGCTAGCAGCTTTTTTAGAACATGACGAGGAGAAGCGAGCATTTGAGCTATTCTTGGACATGGAAAGGCTTGGGTTGGAAATGGATTCTTATACATATACTAGTATAATAAGTGCTTGTTTCGAGAGTAGACATAACAGTCAAGGGAAGTGTTTGCATGCTTTGGTTATTAAGAGAGGATTGGAAAATGTAACTATAATCTCGACTGTGTTGATTTCCATGTATGCCAAATCATGCACAAATTCTATGGATGATGCACTGACAGTATTTGAGAACCTGGATGCAAAGGATTCTGTTTCTTGGAACTCCATTTTGACCGGATTGTCACAGAAGGGTTGGAGTGAAATTACTTTCAAAAAGTTTACAAAGATGAGGGTGGAAAACCTGGAGATGGATGAGTATTCCTTTTCTGCCACCCTGAGATCTTGTTCATATTTGGCTACTCTTCGATTTGGTCAACAAGTTCATGCCTTGGCACTAAAACTGCGCTCTGAGTCATATAAGTACGTGAGCAGTGCTTTGATACTTATGTATTCCAACTGTGGAATCATTGAAGATGCTTGGAAATCTTTTGAGGTTTCTCCCAAAGATAGTTCGATATCTTGGAACTCGATCATGTTTGCTTATGCACAACATGGGCAGGGTAAGCTCGTGCTTGACCTCTTCTTCCTAATGAAACAAAGCGAAGTGATGCTAGATCATATCACTTTTGTGGCAGTCTTGACTGCATGCAGTCACATTGGTTTGGTTGAGGAAGGTTGCCGTTTTTTCAAGTCTATGGAAGCTGATTTTGGAATTGTTCCTAGAATGGAACATTATGCTTGTGCAATTGATTTACTTGGGCGAGCTGGGCGTCTTGAGGAGGCAAAGGAGCTAGTTAAAGGGATGCCATTTGATCCTAATGCTGTGGTTTTGAGAACTCTACTCGGTACTTGTCGATCATGCGGTGATATTGAATATGCAAGTGAGGTGGCTAGCCATTTGCTCGAATTGGAGCCGGGAGAGCATAGCACCTATGTTTTGCTCTCAGACATGTACCGACAATTCAAGAAGTGGGATAACATAGCTAATATTAAGAGGTTGATGAGGGAAAGGAGTGTTGCTAAGGTACCTGGTTGGAGTTGGATAGAAGTTCAAAACGAGGTGCATGCTTTCAATGCGGCGGACCTATCACATCCTCATTGCCATGAGATTTATGCAAAATTGAGAGAGCTGACAGATGAAATCATGTTCTCTGAATCCGAAGATGCTAGTGGATTAACTATTTCTATGGGTGATCAGGATCAGTGGTTTAACAACAGATTCAAGGCAATGAGGTCCTCGTCTCTCAGGTGA